The window AGAATAAATTCCCCGCCATAGTGGCGTGTAAAAATATAATTCATCAATGCTGTTCTTGCATTTCCAATATGCAAATGCCCCGTGGGGCTTGGGGCAAATCTGGTACGTACTTTCTGCATCATTACTTTTCCTGATTTATTTTTTTTAAGAACGATAAATTACAAACACTATTCAATCATTGCCACAGCATAAACCGCTATTGCCTCTCCTTTTCCAATTGCATCTATGCCCTCATTTGTAGTTGCCTTTACTGAAACGTATATTGGAGATATACCGGCAGCTTCTGCAATGTTTTCTCTCATTTGATCCCGATAAGGGCCGATTTTCGGGTTCTGCGCTACTATTGTAGAGTCTATATTTACAATCCTGAAATTGGCAGAGGCGACAATACTGCGTACTTTTTTTAAAAGTTCAATACTCGAAGCGTCCTTGTACGCATCATCAGTATCAGGAAAGTGCACGCCTATATCTCCCAGAGCAGCAGCACCGAGAAGCGCATCTGAAACTGCATGGCACAAAACATCTGCATCTGAATGGCCTTTAAGCCCTTTCAGATACGGGATATTAACCCCTCCGAGAATAAGCGGCCTCTCCTTTACAAGAAGATGAATATCATATCCGAAGCCTACTCTCACTTTTCCTCCGCACTGATGAGAAACGAAACAACAGGGATGTCATCAGGATTTGTTACCTTAATATTCTGGCCACTGCCTCTCACGACTGACACACATACGCCTGCTGCCTCTGCAAGCTGTGAATCATCGGTTGCAGTAATCCCCTTGCCCGCTGCTGTTTCATACGCTTCTTTAATAATGTCGGTTCTAAACCCCTGAGGAGTCTGCGCTCGCCACATTATACTGCGGTTCATTGTGTTCACAATTTTTCCGTGTTCGACACGTTTTATTGTATCTGTAACAGGCAGAGCCAAAATTGCTGCGCCTGTTTCTGCTGTCTTGTCAATAACGCCCAGAATGTCATCAGTTGTAA of the bacterium genome contains:
- a CDS encoding 2-C-methyl-D-erythritol 2,4-cyclodiphosphate synthase, yielding MRVGFGYDIHLLVKERPLILGGVNIPYLKGLKGHSDADVLCHAVSDALLGAAALGDIGVHFPDTDDAYKDASSIELLKKVRSIVASANFRIVNIDSTIVAQNPKIGPYRDQMRENIAEAAGISPIYVSVKATTNEGIDAIGKGEAIAVYAVAMIE
- the ispD gene encoding 2-C-methyl-D-erythritol 4-phosphate cytidylyltransferase; translated protein: MYISVVITAGGTGRRMKSSIPKQFIGVAGKPLIVHTIEKFNNLESVNEIIVVVPEKDAGGTEQLIKEWNLNKVTAVVHGGAERFFSVKNGISSVSGNADIILIHDGVRPLVTTDDILGVIDKTAETGAAILALPVTDTIKRVEHGKIVNTMNRSIMWRAQTPQGFRTDIIKEAYETAAGKGITATDDSQLAEAAGVCVSVVRGSGQNIKVTNPDDIPVVSFLISAEEK